TGCCCGTGATGATCGCGACCGCGAGCTTCGCCATGATCGCCTATCTCGCCGGCAACTTGGTCTTCGCCGATTATCTCCAGATCAAATATGTCGCCGGCACCGGCGAGCTCACGGTGCTCTGCGGCGCGCTGCTGGGGGCGGGCCTCGGCTTCCTCTGGTTCAACGCGCCGCCGGCCTCGATCTTCATGGGCGACACCGGCTCGCTCGCGCTCGGCGGCATGCTGGGTGCGATCGCGGTCGCGGTGAAGCACGAGATCGTGCTCGCGGTGATCGGCGGTCTGTTCGTGCTGGAGGCGGTCTCCGTCATCGTGCAGGTCGTGTCGTTCAAGCTCACCGGCAAGCGCATCTTCCGGATGGCACCGATCCATCACCATTTCGAGCAGTTGGGCTGGACCGAGCCGCAGATCGTGATCCGCTTCTGGATCATCTCGGTGATGCTGGCGCTCGCCGGCCTGTCGACGCTGAAGCTGCGGTGACGGTTGCATCATGATCCCCGTCACGTCCTTCGCCGGAAAGTCTGTCGCCGTGTTCGGCCTCGGCGGCTCCGGGCTCGCGTCCTGTCACGCGCTGAAGGCCGGCGGCGCCGAGGTGATCGCCGGTGACGACAATGCGGACAACGTCGCCAAGGCAGCGCAAGCCGGTTTCATCACCGCCGACTTACGCAACGTGTCCTGGGCGAATTTCGCGGCGCTCGTGCTCGCACCCGGCGTGCCGCTGACCCATCCGGTGCCGCACTGGAGCGTGCTGAAGGCGCGCGAAGCCGGCGTCGAGGTGATCGGCGACATCGAGCTGTTCTGCCGCGAGCGGCGGCGGCATGCGCCGGATGCGCCGTTCGTGGCGATCACCGGCACCAACGGCAAGTCGACGACGACGGCGCTGATCGCGCATCTGACCAAGGTGGCCGGCTACGACACCCAGATGGGCGGCAATATCGGCACCGCGATCCTGTCGCTGGAGCCGCCGCGCATGGGCCGGGTCCATGTCGTCGAGATGTCGTCCTACCAGATCGATCTCACGCCCTCGCTCGATCCCTCCATCGGCATTCTGCTCAATGTCAGCGAGGACCATATCGACCGCCACGGCACGATCGAACAATACGCCGCGGTGAAGGAGCGCCTCGTCGCCGGCGTGCAGGCGGGCGGCACCGCCATCGTCGGCGTCGACGATGGCTGGTGCCGCGACATCGCCGACCGGCTCGACCGCGTCGGCAAGAAGGTCGAGCGCATCTCGGTCAGGAACCCGCTGGCGAGCGGCATCTATGTCGAGCACGGCAGAATCGTGCGCGCCTCGGGCGGCGCC
The DNA window shown above is from Bradyrhizobium sp. CB1650 and carries:
- the murD gene encoding UDP-N-acetylmuramoyl-L-alanine--D-glutamate ligase; protein product: MIPVTSFAGKSVAVFGLGGSGLASCHALKAGGAEVIAGDDNADNVAKAAQAGFITADLRNVSWANFAALVLAPGVPLTHPVPHWSVLKAREAGVEVIGDIELFCRERRRHAPDAPFVAITGTNGKSTTTALIAHLTKVAGYDTQMGGNIGTAILSLEPPRMGRVHVVEMSSYQIDLTPSLDPSIGILLNVSEDHIDRHGTIEQYAAVKERLVAGVQAGGTAIVGVDDGWCRDIADRLDRVGKKVERISVRNPLASGIYVEHGRIVRASGGARSEVATLGGIGSLRGLHNAQNAACAAAAALAMGISLDVLQNGLRSFPGLAHRMEQVGRRANVLFVNDSKGTNADATAHALSSFTDIFWIAGGKAKAGGITSLTSFFPRIRKAYLIGEAAQEFSGTLGSEVPHEISQTLDVAVEHAAREAEASGIADAVVLLSPACASFDQYRNFEIRGTKFRELVQALPGVKPVV